The genome window CCGTAAGCGCCATCCACCATCTCCTGGCTGGCTTCGGGGCCGATCCAATCCGAGCCTACGCCAGCTTCGCGGGCCGCAGCCTTGTATGCGTCGCTGGTGACGACCTTCTTATAGGCGTCGAGCAGTGCTTCGTAGCGGTCGGGATGCTCGTCCTTCAGGGCAGACGGCACGATCAGGCCGCTGATATTGCCGCCAATGATCGGCTGCTTTTCGGCCCCAAGCGCAACCAGCGCGTCATTCAGCAAGGGGGCCCCCATGCTGTCCGGATCATTGTCGTTGACAATCGCGAGCACCTTGAGGCTGTCCATGATCGAAGCCGCGCCACGGGCGGCCAGGACCTCGAAATCGACCTGATTGCCGGCAAGCGCCGTCCGCAAAGGAGCACCGCCATCATATGTGACGAAGCGGACGTTTTCCACAGGGATGTCCAGCGCGTTCATGGCAAGGATGGTCTGAAGATGCCCGCCATTGCCGTAGATGATCCCCGAAGACACGGTGCCCGGCTCTTTCATCGCCTCGACGAGTTGGTCGAAGGTCTCGTAGGGGCTGTCGTTATGTACCGCCCAGATCGCGTAGTCGTTCCACTGCGCGTTCAGAAGGCTGAAGTCCTCCCACTTGACCGGCGCGCCGCCAACGAGAATGGCATTGGCGAGATAGGGGGTCGCCTGCATCAACAGCAACGTGTTTCCGTCTGCAGGCTGCTGGATGAGGTAGGTCGCCCCGAGGCCGCCTGCACCGCCGGGACGGTTCTCAACCACCACCGGAACGCCGAGCTCCTTGCTCATCGGGTCGGCCAGGGTCCGTGCCATTCGGTCTGCGGAGCCGCCGGCATTGAAGGGAACGATGATCGTGATCGGCCCTTTGGGCCAGCCTTCGGCGGCCTGAACGGTGCCGGTGCCGAGACCCAGAGTAAACAGGGCTGCGGCCGCGAGACCAAGGAAGCTGCGACGCGAGGCGTCTTTGAAACTAGGCATGTGATCCTCCCAGAATATTGTTTAGGCTCGATTCGCCTACCCCAAATTGCTAAATAATCCTATTGTTATGTCAATAGTACATTTCACTTGGATTGGGCGTTCGAAGCGACTAATCATTGTGAAAGAGATTGCTCATCCTGTTGAAAGACACCGCTCATCCTGTTGGAGGAGGCATGAAGAAGACGCTTATCGAAGGATCGACGCACCCCCGCATACAAGCGGATGATACCCCGCTTCCCAAGCACCACCGCGTCTACCTCGTTCTCAGGCAAGAGATCGAGGACTGGGTCTATTCCGATACCGAGCCGATGCAGGGCGACCTCGCACTGGCAGAGCGTTTCGATGTTTCCCGGATCACGATACGCAAGGCGATGGACCGTCTGGCTGCCGAGCGCATGGTCGAACGCCAGCGTGGCCGCGGCACGTTCGCGCGCAAGCGGGACGGCCAGCCGTCCCCCGTCACGGCGAGTCTTTCGGGAAATATCGAGAACCTGCTCGCGCTTGGCCTGCAGACCGACGTCGACCTCATCGAATTCACCTATGCGGTCGCGCCGCCACACATTTGTGCCGCCATGAACCTGCCTGCCGGAACGGTCATGCAGCGCGCGATCCGGGTGCGCAGTCTCGACGGCCTGCCCTTCAGCCATTTGACGACATGGCTGCCCGAAGAGATCGGGCGCAGCTTCGGCGCCGAGCAGATGCGGCAGACGGCGCTTCTGCGTCTGATCGAACGTGCGGGACACCCGATCGCCTCGGCACGCCAGGTCATCACGGCCAAGCTCGCCACTCCGGAGGTCGCAAATCTGTTGGAAATCGAGCCCGGCGAGGCGCTGCTGGCGGTGCGCCGCATCGTATACGACGAGGCTGGACGGGCGGTCGAGCACATCAACGGCCTCTACCGGCCCGACACATACGAACATGAAATGGAATACGTCCGCAGTCGCACCCCGGAGGCGGAATTATGGACAACCCGAGACACACGCAACGGGGCCGACACATGAGCGATTTGAAAACCATGCTGGCCGATTCGAGCCGCGGCATAGTAGCGCCGGGGGTCTACGACGCCTTGACCGCGCTTCTGGCCGAGCAGGCCGGGTTCGACTGTCTTTACCTCTCCGGCGCCTCGATCGCCTATTCAAGGCTGGGTCGGCCCGACATCGGTCTTGTGTCGGTGTCCGAAGTAATTGCGACCACCGAGCTCATCACCGATCGGGTCGACCTGCCCGTGATCGTCGATGGCGACACCGGCTTTGGCAATGCGCTGAACGTGCAGCGCACCGTACGCGGCTTCGAACGCGCGGGCGCACAGGCGATCCAGCTTGAAGACCAGAGCTTTCCAAAGCGCTGCGGCCATCTTGCCGGGAAGAAGCTGGTCGGCAAGGAGGAGATGGTCGGCAAGATTCGCGCAGCCCTCGATGCCCGCGACAGTGATCGTCTTCAGATCATCGCGCGTACCGACGCCATTGCCGTCGAAGGGTTCGATGCCGCCCTCGCGCGGGCCGAGGCTTATGCCGAGGCTGGTGCCGATGTCCTCTTCATCGAAGCGCCGCGCTCGCCGGAACAGCTGGGCGCGATCGCCGAGAGGTTTTCCGGACATGTCCCCCTGCTCGCCAACATGGTCGAGGGAGGGATGACCCCGATGAATTCGGCGCAGGATTTGCACGACCGCGGCTTTCGCATCGTCATATTCCCCGGCGGTGCCGCCCGTGCAATGCTGCGTCAGGGCCAAGCCTATTACGCGAGTTTGAAAGACAACGGCAGCAACGCCCCGTTTCGTGAGCGGATGGCTGATTTCGACGAACTGAATGACGTCATTGGCTTGCCCGAGATGCTGGAGTCCGCGAAAAAATACGAATGATGCAGCGCCTTGTTTCACAAATCGGCTGAGGGGCTCACCGCGTGACACGGTGCTGTCAGACCAATTCGAACCAGTCTCTGCAAGGACAGTGAGGCTGCCCCTTGTGCCGCGCTGTGAACAGCCCCTGGGGTCTTTGACGCCTTGAGCTACTCCCCGGATCGTTGGACAGATTTCGGCGTAACTCAAGCCACTCGTTGTATCTGCCGATCAGATTGGTGTTGTTGAACGCTATTGCCAATAGACCACCGCAGGCGACCTGTCGCCAGGGGCTGAATGCGGGGGCTTCCGATTGCATAAATCACTCCATTTCCGGACACCGGCCTGGCCCGTTAGCCGGCTTCCCATGGATCGAGATGCGCACGCCGAGACCTGGTTCGACCGGTCCACCCTCAGTCCCTTGAGCAGATATGGCCAGATCTTGTGTCCCTTGGCCGGTCTTGAGGTGTTGGGCTTCTGGTCGATCGGCATCAGACCCATGAGCCGCATCAGCCGCATGATCCGCTTCCATGGACGGATCATGGTGGGATGAACTTCCGAAGAACTCGCCCTTCCGAGACCGGTTCCTCGCCCCCTCAGGGCTTTCAGGGCGACCTTCGCCTTGCTCCCCGCGCGCGCTGCTTGCGTTTCGACATCTCAGACCTGCATGTTCTTGAAGACCGGCACACCACAAGCCGGAGCTTACGTCAGACCGATTTTCGGGAGGTCCTCCGCTCTCTCCCCCGAGGGCTCTGTGACACAGCCTACATCACGGCTTTCAGGAACATTATTTGATAATTTAAAAGAGGTACCGCTTCTTCGATTTCCTTCGAGGAGGCAAAATTGGAACTATCGGATCTGGAAGGGGCAGCACGGCGCTTTGTGCGTGAGTGTCGCGATATCAAATCGTTGTCGGCGAATACGATTAGCGCATATGAGCAAGATCTTGCTGAGTTCGAGGTGTTTTTCGGGGCGGAGGAGGTCGGAAGCGAGATCGATGTGACTCTCGTTGGCGATTATATCCAGTGGCTGCGCGAGAGGCGGGAACTCAAGCCGGCAACGATCCGGCGGCGCATCGCGTGCCTCAAATCCTTCTGTCGTTGGTTGAAGGAACAGGGGCTGGCTTTACAGTCGCCTTTTGACGAGAAGACTATTGTCGTCCGTATCCCCAAAAGATTGCCCCGAGCCCTGACCCGAAGCCAGGCCAGTCAGGTCGCAAAAGCGGTTTCCGAAGAGCCAAGAGTTGCGGGTGTCCCGCGACGGGGAGACGCGATGCTATCGCAACATGACCCCTTGTCGGATCCATGCGATCCAAGGGTGACGACCCATCTCGCCGTAAGCCTCATGCTCGCCTCGGGAATGCGGGTGGGTGAACTGACGGCAATCCGACTGGGCGATATCGATCCGACCTGTTCTGTGATCAACATTACCGGAAAGGGGTCGAGGGAACGAACTGTCTTCCTGACCAACGCCCGATTGGTGCATGTGCTCCGCCGTTATATCGCCGCGCTTGTGGAGCATTGCGCGGCGGATAACGTCCTCCTGCGCAATGCACGAGGCAGGGCTTTGACCCCGCAGGCGCTACGCCTTCGCCTGCGCAAGCTTGGAGACCGTCTGGCCTTTTCGCAACGCCTCACTCCGCACCGGTTCCGACATACGGCCGCGACGATCCTTCTGGAGGAAGGCGTAGACATCCGCTACGTCCAGCGCCTTCTTGGGCATTCCAGTATTTCGACAACCGAGATCTACACACATGTGACGGATGTAAGCCTTCGTCAAGCGCTGGAACGAGCAGATGTGGTCGGGCGAGTGGGGATTTGAGGAGGGAGATGTATCGATAACTGAGAATTATCAATGCGTGAGCGGCAGCCCGATGCGCGTTTATGGACCGCCATAGGTATTCAAGATAAAGTGTCCGACATGCTGGGCAGAATACTATCCGGCGACGTGAGTGCGGCAGTGATCACTGGGCCGCCCGGGTGCGGCAAGACCTGGTTGGCGCGCAGTATCGGCGCAAGCTTTGTCGAGGCGGGTGGCGTCGCATTTCGTGGGGTAGGAGATGATGGTGAGGCGAACCGCCGATTGTACCCCCTGCAACGTGCTCAGGCTGAAACGTCTGGCTACTTCAAGCCGGCGGTCACAGTGGGAAAAGCGTTAGCAAATGTTGCTGCCAAGGTGGCTTCGGGAGGGATGTTTGATGCAGAAGGTGCTCTCCAAGCCTTAGATGCCGAAGCTGCAAGGCGCAAGCGTGGCTCCATGTTCCTGGCGGAAGACGAGCAATCTGTGCTCTCAGATCTCGCGGTCCACGCAGGTGGAAGACCGGCGCTATTAATCGTCGAAAACCTGCACTGGTGGGATCGGGACTCTCTTTCCCTTCTACGCACGATGCTGAAGCGGGAAGTTGTGACTGCTTTCCCGTTTCTCGGTCAGCTGCGGGTAGTAGCAACGACGACAAATTCTGATTACCAGCAGCCGATTTGGAGGGAGGCTTACTCCAAGCACGTAGTGCCGCTGCTTCCGGTAGAGATCGAAATGGGGTACGTTGAGCGCTCCCAATTACGGACCCTACGACAGGCACTTGCCATCCCGGACGCAGTCAAGGATGAGGATTTTGAGTTTGTACATGGAATAAGCGGCGGCCATCTCGCAGTGATTGGTGAGGCCTGCCGTTACCTAAGCGATAGTGGAACCACCGTGAATGAGCTGGCGCCGGAAGACCGCGCGCGATTTGTCGAAGACCTCTTCTTGCAGCGCTTACGAAGCATTGGAACTTTAGGAGATGTCGCAAAGGAACTGCTTCACGCAGCTTCGGTCATCGGAAATACGGCCTCACGGGTGGAGCTGCTTTGTGTCTATCGACACAATGGAAGTGATCCAGAGCTAGCGATCCAGTTATGTCGAGATTTTGGATTCTTGGAGGATCGCGGTGATGTAGTGGAGTTTCGCCACCAATACATAAAGGAGTTTTTTGCCAAGGATCTCGGGCCGGAAGAAAAGACACTACGTCGAGCCTTCTCAGAATGCTTACGCCAGCTCACCCCTCACGATTATCAAAGGCGAGCGCGAAACATCTTGAAGTCCGGTGACCGCAAGAGTGCCGCTGATCTTTTTGTCGCAGCCGCCGCAGAAAACCTACGCTTCGGACGACCACCGCATCACCTCATGCACTCCGAAGAGAAAGAGCTCGTTCTCGAAGAGGGACTGGGGCCGCTAGCAGATTGCCTCCAGGAGGCATATTCACTGCTATCCAGAGGAAGATTTGACGAAGCTTGCACGCTCATGGATCAACAAAGTCCAATATACTCTCCGCTTGTACTGGCAGAAATTGAGTATGTTCGATCCCAAGGCGACCTCAACTCGCGAGATGCCGTTAGAAGGGCAAGGATGCTCGAAAGGCTAAAGGAATGGGGGCACCACATCGACGCGGAATTCGAGCAGGGATTACGTCTCGCCATGTTGTATCGCTCCGGTCTGGTGTTGGAGTTTGACAAGACCAGAGCACGCTCCATCGAAGGAGATCTGACCCGGAGGCTCAGCGAAAGGATCCGATACGACGAAATGGCCGAGTCAAAAATCCATATGCTAGGTCGTAGCGCGGAGAGCTTGTTCCTTCCAGACATAGCGCTTCATCGCGCCCAGAGGGCTGTACAATTTCATAGGCCGGAGGTTGGGGGCACTCCAAAGGAGCCGGCTGAATACTTTCGCTGTCTGACTAATCTGACAGCACTTAATATCGGCAACGGAAACTATAGCGCTGCGGAGTCGCTAGCGCTAGAAACGGTGGCGCTGGCTGATAGGTTTGAGGATGTTGCTTTTCCCAGAAGCGACATGGTGCGCTCCATGCTCGTCATGGCCCAATATCGTGGGGGTGCCGTATCGGCAGCGGCGGCGGCGGACGAGCTGATCGCTGTCATCCAAAACTATGGCTTGAGCGGCGATCCCTACTATACCAAGAACCATCTGGCTGTTTATTACTGTCTTTCCAAAAAGCTAGAAGAAGGAATTGCGCTATTCTGCGAACTGAAAGCTCAGCTCGAAAAGATAGGCGATCCTGAGCCGAATCCCCTTTATTTCGTGAGTTCAAACCTGTGCTGTGCCAGGTTTCTAAACGGTGAAAGCCCTAAGACTAGCAAAGCTGAATGGGCCGCTTTGGGCGAAGTCGTTAATCGCATTCCATACGAAACTAGGCATTTGCTGAAAAGACGTCATGAGTTAATGGCGCCCCTTTTTGACAAACCGTGCGCGTTATCCCCAGCAAGTTGGGATACTTATCCTCTCAACGAAGAGGACAATCCTTTGCATCCGTGTTGGATCGAAATTGGTCGCGGTTTCAGGATGCCAGATGTGCAATTTTGGTCTATGTATTAGCGGCGTAGCTCTTGACTGAGGCTTGCCCCGATAAGCAGAAGAGGGGTGTTTTCAAATGCGATTCCACGCTTCTTGAGAATGTGTGCAAGTGAACTCGCCTCAGACGTTCCAGGGTTGTCAGCGATATCAATCACGTAGGCTTTGCCAGCCGATGTCACCCTAAAGTCGACGCGACCAACATTTGACATCGCCATCAGCGCAAAGGTGCTTAGGGCGTTATCCGCGATCGCTGACCGTGTCTTTTCTGGTAGATCGTCGCAGTCACTGTAAACAATCCCACCCGGACGATAATGATCATCGAATACCAGATAGCTTCCGTTTGACTTTGGACCGTTAGAAGAACTTGCTTCGGCTAGTCCAACCATCATCGGTGTGCCGTTGTCCACGACAAGCGCGTAGATTTCGCGTCCTTCAATGAATTCCTGAACGCAAACAGGCTGACCGATATCGTCGGCCAAATCTGCGATGCGACGCTCCATCGCTTCGTCGAAAGGGCCGACCGTGCTCTCTGAGACCCCTATACTCCACGCCTCGTACGTGGACTTGCAAATCACCTTTTTCCCCGGTTTTGGTTTTCCGGTAATCCAGCCATGTTTGCTGTCATATGACCAGGTATCAGGCACCCCGATTTTTGCTTGGCGCATGAGCATCGATTGGTGATGCTTGTGTCTGGTGATCGCCGCAGAGTAGGCGTCGGCATGCCCATAGTGATAACCGAACAGCCTAGCCAGGAGAGCGCCCATTGAACGCCGTGCTGGACCAAATCCGTCGCGATGTCCTCCGCCTTCTGTTTTATCTAACACTACTGTGGTGCTTGCCCTCGCCGGAAAAGCCTTTCCCTCCAAGGCAAGCTGCATGAACCTCTCAAAACCAAAAACCGTCTGACATGCGATCCCGCAGCGCTGAAACGTCCCAGCAAGGAAGTTCAACTCGGTGTCGCTGATCATTCGTTCCTGAAATCTCACCGATTTGAGCGAACTCATGCGGTCCGCTGCTGCAGTATCGTCAGCTATTATAAGGATCGCCGTACTGTGAGCCTGCTCAATCGTGAGGTCGATAAGCGCCTGCAACTCGGCAACTGTAGCCCATCTTGGTACCGTCGATGGCATTGATAATTCTCAGTTATGTGAAATTGACAATCACACTACCCTAGCGGAAGAAGCGTATCTGGCAACCGCAAACTGCTACCGCTTGTGTTCCACCGCTCGACGTCTTTGCCCGCGAAAGGAGCGCTCTCAATCCACCGCATCCAGAACCGCTCTCGCCATCGCTGGCAGCATCCGCGTTAACTCAGTGTGATCCCTCGCCCAAAGTCGCCGCAGCAATGACACCGGGGCATAGTCGTCATATTTAGCGGTCTCGAAGCTCTCGATGAATTCGGCGAGTGCCTGCGATGTCGGTGGCGGCGTGGTCGCCATGTGTTTCAACAGGGATCGGGCTTCCTCCAGGCTGGTATCTTCCAGTGTGATGCCGACATCGTGCGGCCAGGCTTTGACCCCTGCGCCGAGGAAGGCGAGGGCCAGGAGCGCATTCGCCTTGCTGCCGCGCCAGGTGAAGAGGTGCAAGGCTTCGTCTTCAGGCAGAAGCCGGCAGCTTTCGAGCCTCAGCTCGAGGAAAGTCTTGCGGGCCTCGGCAAGCATCCGGCGGGCTTCGGCGTCCAGATAGGGCGGGGTTGCATTTTCCAGAAGGACGTTCCGCATTTGGGCGACGAGACGGTCGTGAACCGGTTCGGCAGCCTGATCCGCGAAAAGCGGCACCTTGCCTGCCCGGTGTTGCACGACTTGAAGCACCTTGCCCGGCTCATCGACTGTTTCCACGCGCCAGCGGCGGCCGGCAAAAAGCAGGATCGAACCCGGGCCGACCTCGTTGAAAAGCGGGATCGTGCCGAGAAAGCGGTCGCCGGCGACGAGCCGCCATTCCTGGTCGGTGGGAAAGATCGCGTAAAAATCGCGCGAGGTCGTCAGCCGTTCGCCTTCCGGACCGAGCATGATGGTGCGGTCCGGTGCCTGTTCGAGAAGGGCCGGATCATGCGCTGCCATGGCCCGCAAAAGCTCCGCGTAGTCGCTTGTGCTCAGCGCGGAGAGAGGGCCGGTGCCGCAAATCGCCCGATAGAGCGTGTCGGCGCGCGCGCCACCCTGGGCTGCAATGATCGACAACGTTTGATGCAGAGCGACGGTTACGTTGGCCGGATCTGCCTCCGGCGGCTCGATGAAACGCTCGACAAGAAGTTGTATCGAGGCGATCGCCTGGACGAGATCGAGCCGCAATCGGTCGAGCGGGCCACTTTCGGGAAACAGGTGCGGCGCGCGGCAATAGATGCGCAGGATCGCCGGCGCGCCCTTGCGCCGACCGCTGCGACCGAGCCTCTGGCGCAATGAGGCAAGCGAGCGCGGGGCGCCGACCTGGGCGACCGAGACGACGGAACCCAGATCAATGCCAAGTTCCAGCGTCGTCGTGGCAACGGCCGTGGTCGGCAGGTCGCCCTGTTTCAAGCGCGCCTCCACCTCGTGGCGTGCATGGCGCGAAAGGCTGCCGTGATGGGCGAAGAACTCGTTTGGAACATTGTGTCGCTCGGCGCGGCGCTGAAGCCGGTCGGTGATGGCCTCGACCATCTTGCGCGATCCGCCGAACACAAGGTTGTTGCTGCCGCGCAACGTGTCGAACATGTGGTCGCCGATCCCGTCAAGCGCGCGCACCGGCGGCTCGTCGCTCTCCACGATATCGAAGAAGTCCACGTCCGCAGGCTCCTCGTAGCCACGGATCTGGAGCTTCAGTTCCGGAGATCCGGTCCTGGCCTCGATGATGTGGACGTTCGCGGTGTCCTCCCAGTTCAACCAGCGCGCAGCGATGGTGAGATCACCGATCGTGGCGGACAGGCCAACCCGACGGGGCCGCTTGTCCGCAAGCGCATCGATGCGGCGAAGCAGGCTCGCCAGATGCAGGCCGCGCGGCCCCTGAAGGAAAGCGTGCAACTCGTCGATGACGATGAATTCGAGCCCGCCGAAAAGCCGTCGGGCCGCCTCGGGCTTGCGCACCAGCAGGGCTTCGATCGATTCCGGCGTGATCAGCGCGATGCCGGCCGGATTGCCCAGCACTTTCGCCTTGGCCCCGGCCGGCGCATCCCCGTGCCAGCGCACGACCGGAATGTCGAGCCGTTCGCACAGCGGTTCCAACCGACGAAACTGATCGTTGATGAGAGCCTTCAGCGGGCCGACATAGAGCGCGGACAGTCCTCCGCCTTCGTGCTCTGCGATCCGGGTCAGGACCGGGAGAAACGCGGCTTCCGTCTTGCCTGCTGCGGTCGCCGCCGCAACGAGGACATCGCCGGTTTCTTCCAGCACGGCGCGGATCGTCTTTTCCTGCACATCGCGCAGTTCCGACCAGTTCTGCTCCCAGATCCAGCGGCGGATCTGCGGGTGCAGCCGGTCAAAAGCCGCGATCTCAGAGGCGGAGGGAGGCAAGGTCGCCATCGCTGCCCGGGCCTGGGTCTGAGCTTGCGTCGCCTTCGTCCTCGGCACCGTCATCAGTGTCTGCGGCGAGTTCGACGTCGCCCAGCAAGGACCGCCAGTCGGTTCCCGGGTTCTGGTCGAGAACGGCCAACAGTTGCACGAAGGCCTTGATGGTGGAGCGCGGCGTGCGGAAATAGGCCTCGCCGATGCGCTGGTTGCAATGGGCCATGAAGGCCGTCAGCGCCTCGTCCGGGACGAGATAGTGCTCCGGCTCGCCAAGCGCGAAGACCTTGCGGATGTTGCCGAGCAGGACGAGCAGTTCTTCCGGCGTCAGGCTTTGAAGCCTAATGACGGGGCCCGTGAAGTCAACGAGGCCGTTGCGGGCGAAAGCATTTTCAGCCAGGCGCGATTGCAGTGCCGGGTAGCTGTAGAGACCGCGACGGGTGTCCATCAGGAACTCAGGCGTTCCGCCGAACAGGAAGCCGAGACCCGAAACGCTTCCTTGAAGAACGTCGTTCAGCATGGCGAGTATCTGCTCGAAATTCTGGTTCCGGGCTTGTGCGCTTTGCAGCTTGTAGAGGTTCACCATCTCGTCGAAGACGACGAGGAGCCCGGCATAGCCCGCCTGCCGTACGAAAGCTGCCAAGAGCTTGAGCCCGTCATAGACATCCGCATCGTCGATGATCGTGCGCACGCCAAGCGCCTGCCGGGCCTCGGTCTTGGTGGAGTATTCCCCGCGCAGCCAGCGCAGCGCGGC of Stappia sp. ES.058 contains these proteins:
- a CDS encoding tyrosine-type recombinase/integrase, translated to MELSDLEGAARRFVRECRDIKSLSANTISAYEQDLAEFEVFFGAEEVGSEIDVTLVGDYIQWLRERRELKPATIRRRIACLKSFCRWLKEQGLALQSPFDEKTIVVRIPKRLPRALTRSQASQVAKAVSEEPRVAGVPRRGDAMLSQHDPLSDPCDPRVTTHLAVSLMLASGMRVGELTAIRLGDIDPTCSVINITGKGSRERTVFLTNARLVHVLRRYIAALVEHCAADNVLLRNARGRALTPQALRLRLRKLGDRLAFSQRLTPHRFRHTAATILLEEGVDIRYVQRLLGHSSISTTEIYTHVTDVSLRQALERADVVGRVGI
- a CDS encoding DEAD/DEAH box helicase, whose translation is MATLPPSASEIAAFDRLHPQIRRWIWEQNWSELRDVQEKTIRAVLEETGDVLVAAATAAGKTEAAFLPVLTRIAEHEGGGLSALYVGPLKALINDQFRRLEPLCERLDIPVVRWHGDAPAGAKAKVLGNPAGIALITPESIEALLVRKPEAARRLFGGLEFIVIDELHAFLQGPRGLHLASLLRRIDALADKRPRRVGLSATIGDLTIAARWLNWEDTANVHIIEARTGSPELKLQIRGYEEPADVDFFDIVESDEPPVRALDGIGDHMFDTLRGSNNLVFGGSRKMVEAITDRLQRRAERHNVPNEFFAHHGSLSRHARHEVEARLKQGDLPTTAVATTTLELGIDLGSVVSVAQVGAPRSLASLRQRLGRSGRRKGAPAILRIYCRAPHLFPESGPLDRLRLDLVQAIASIQLLVERFIEPPEADPANVTVALHQTLSIIAAQGGARADTLYRAICGTGPLSALSTSDYAELLRAMAAHDPALLEQAPDRTIMLGPEGERLTTSRDFYAIFPTDQEWRLVAGDRFLGTIPLFNEVGPGSILLFAGRRWRVETVDEPGKVLQVVQHRAGKVPLFADQAAEPVHDRLVAQMRNVLLENATPPYLDAEARRMLAEARKTFLELRLESCRLLPEDEALHLFTWRGSKANALLALAFLGAGVKAWPHDVGITLEDTSLEEARSLLKHMATTPPPTSQALAEFIESFETAKYDDYAPVSLLRRLWARDHTELTRMLPAMARAVLDAVD
- a CDS encoding oxaloacetate decarboxylase, with translation MSDLKTMLADSSRGIVAPGVYDALTALLAEQAGFDCLYLSGASIAYSRLGRPDIGLVSVSEVIATTELITDRVDLPVIVDGDTGFGNALNVQRTVRGFERAGAQAIQLEDQSFPKRCGHLAGKKLVGKEEMVGKIRAALDARDSDRLQIIARTDAIAVEGFDAALARAEAYAEAGADVLFIEAPRSPEQLGAIAERFSGHVPLLANMVEGGMTPMNSAQDLHDRGFRIVIFPGGAARAMLRQGQAYYASLKDNGSNAPFRERMADFDELNDVIGLPEMLESAKKYE
- a CDS encoding ATP-binding protein — translated: MSTQKPIRGKDKDTILQALAAGVVPRTGLQHVQVGRAGEVSALVRDIDRIAGDGAALRFIIGEYGAGKTFFLNLTRLIALERKLVTVHADLAPDRRIHATGGQARGLYAEAVRNMATRTKPDGGALASVVEKFVTGCTRESERNGVPVEQVIDERLAHLQDLVGGYDFATVLKAYWRGSESDDEILKGAALRWLRGEYSTKTEARQALGVRTIIDDADVYDGLKLLAAFVRQAGYAGLLVVFDEMVNLYKLQSAQARNQNFEQILAMLNDVLQGSVSGLGFLFGGTPEFLMDTRRGLYSYPALQSRLAENAFARNGLVDFTGPVIRLQSLTPEELLVLLGNIRKVFALGEPEHYLVPDEALTAFMAHCNQRIGEAYFRTPRSTIKAFVQLLAVLDQNPGTDWRSLLGDVELAADTDDGAEDEGDASSDPGPGSDGDLASLRL
- a CDS encoding tripartite tricarboxylate transporter substrate binding protein, whose amino-acid sequence is MPSFKDASRRSFLGLAAAALFTLGLGTGTVQAAEGWPKGPITIIVPFNAGGSADRMARTLADPMSKELGVPVVVENRPGGAGGLGATYLIQQPADGNTLLLMQATPYLANAILVGGAPVKWEDFSLLNAQWNDYAIWAVHNDSPYETFDQLVEAMKEPGTVSSGIIYGNGGHLQTILAMNALDIPVENVRFVTYDGGAPLRTALAGNQVDFEVLAARGAASIMDSLKVLAIVNDNDPDSMGAPLLNDALVALGAEKQPIIGGNISGLIVPSALKDEHPDRYEALLDAYKKVVTSDAYKAAAREAGVGSDWIGPEASQEMVDGAYGALSELSGVIN
- a CDS encoding AAA family ATPase, translating into MRERQPDARLWTAIGIQDKVSDMLGRILSGDVSAAVITGPPGCGKTWLARSIGASFVEAGGVAFRGVGDDGEANRRLYPLQRAQAETSGYFKPAVTVGKALANVAAKVASGGMFDAEGALQALDAEAARRKRGSMFLAEDEQSVLSDLAVHAGGRPALLIVENLHWWDRDSLSLLRTMLKREVVTAFPFLGQLRVVATTTNSDYQQPIWREAYSKHVVPLLPVEIEMGYVERSQLRTLRQALAIPDAVKDEDFEFVHGISGGHLAVIGEACRYLSDSGTTVNELAPEDRARFVEDLFLQRLRSIGTLGDVAKELLHAASVIGNTASRVELLCVYRHNGSDPELAIQLCRDFGFLEDRGDVVEFRHQYIKEFFAKDLGPEEKTLRRAFSECLRQLTPHDYQRRARNILKSGDRKSAADLFVAAAAENLRFGRPPHHLMHSEEKELVLEEGLGPLADCLQEAYSLLSRGRFDEACTLMDQQSPIYSPLVLAEIEYVRSQGDLNSRDAVRRARMLERLKEWGHHIDAEFEQGLRLAMLYRSGLVLEFDKTRARSIEGDLTRRLSERIRYDEMAESKIHMLGRSAESLFLPDIALHRAQRAVQFHRPEVGGTPKEPAEYFRCLTNLTALNIGNGNYSAAESLALETVALADRFEDVAFPRSDMVRSMLVMAQYRGGAVSAAAAADELIAVIQNYGLSGDPYYTKNHLAVYYCLSKKLEEGIALFCELKAQLEKIGDPEPNPLYFVSSNLCCARFLNGESPKTSKAEWAALGEVVNRIPYETRHLLKRRHELMAPLFDKPCALSPASWDTYPLNEEDNPLHPCWIEIGRGFRMPDVQFWSMY
- a CDS encoding GntR family transcriptional regulator, producing the protein MKKTLIEGSTHPRIQADDTPLPKHHRVYLVLRQEIEDWVYSDTEPMQGDLALAERFDVSRITIRKAMDRLAAERMVERQRGRGTFARKRDGQPSPVTASLSGNIENLLALGLQTDVDLIEFTYAVAPPHICAAMNLPAGTVMQRAIRVRSLDGLPFSHLTTWLPEEIGRSFGAEQMRQTALLRLIERAGHPIASARQVITAKLATPEVANLLEIEPGEALLAVRRIVYDEAGRAVEHINGLYRPDTYEHEMEYVRSRTPEAELWTTRDTRNGADT